The following coding sequences lie in one Streptococcus suis genomic window:
- a CDS encoding DNA-entry nuclease, translating into MKKNKFLLVSIIFTAILLVQPQNFQFLKSTFTQNDLASQLNISDSPEEKNADLRNAHHTQNEELKSKVFDGQEQIIVVNERAQFTTEELSLENGSWENYSDLDFLNRVGVAEAMLGQDLMPTSEREEISSVKPTGWKNKKIVFNGKEDYLYNRSHLIGFQLSGEKANVKNLFTGTRALNANLDDEKSSMLYYENLVADYIRQSGHHVRYRVTPLFKNVELVARGIRLEAQSVEDDTISFDVYIFNIQPGYEINYLTGTSEKLQ; encoded by the coding sequence ATGAAGAAAAATAAATTCTTGTTAGTCAGTATTATATTTACGGCCATTCTTCTAGTGCAGCCACAAAATTTTCAATTTTTAAAAAGTACGTTCACTCAAAATGATTTGGCCAGTCAGTTGAATATCTCAGATTCTCCTGAAGAAAAAAATGCCGATTTGAGAAACGCCCATCACACCCAGAATGAGGAATTAAAATCAAAAGTATTTGATGGTCAAGAACAAATAATTGTGGTCAATGAACGAGCACAGTTTACGACAGAAGAATTGAGTTTAGAAAATGGTTCCTGGGAAAACTATAGTGATCTAGATTTTTTGAATCGTGTCGGAGTTGCTGAGGCAATGCTAGGCCAAGATTTGATGCCGACAAGCGAACGTGAAGAGATTTCATCTGTGAAACCTACTGGCTGGAAAAATAAAAAAATCGTGTTCAATGGAAAAGAAGATTATTTGTATAACCGCTCACACTTGATTGGTTTTCAGTTAAGCGGAGAGAAAGCAAATGTAAAAAATCTATTTACAGGAACACGGGCACTCAATGCAAATCTTGATGATGAAAAATCGTCAATGCTCTATTATGAAAATTTGGTTGCCGACTATATTAGACAGTCGGGCCATCATGTCCGTTATCGAGTAACCCCACTCTTTAAAAATGTGGAATTGGTGGCACGTGGTATTCGTCTGGAAGCACAAAGTGTGGAAGATGATACCATATCATTTGATGTTTATATTTTTAATATCCAACCAGGATATGAGATTAACTATTTGACAGGTACTTCAGAAAAATTACAGTGA
- a CDS encoding thioredoxin, which translates to MANRVDWARIIVPITIVGIIFFTVLGLQTIWTEYVTKDYDKHLTEQVYVDAVVNQNANLVFYKTGCPYCEKGKKAVIEATEKSSYPTFYIDVESEAGQALVKKYHVEKAATLITIREGESKLYLYAAKDKNGKIIADEKSIKEALHDTKN; encoded by the coding sequence ATGGCTAATAGAGTTGACTGGGCTAGAATTATCGTCCCAATAACAATAGTAGGCATAATATTCTTTACAGTTCTTGGTTTACAGACTATTTGGACTGAGTATGTGACCAAAGACTACGATAAACACCTTACGGAACAAGTTTACGTTGATGCGGTGGTCAATCAGAACGCCAATTTAGTCTTTTATAAGACAGGCTGTCCTTACTGCGAGAAAGGAAAGAAAGCTGTCATTGAGGCGACTGAAAAAAGCTCTTATCCAACGTTTTATATCGATGTGGAATCAGAAGCTGGCCAAGCTCTTGTGAAGAAATACCATGTTGAAAAAGCAGCGACATTGATCACGATAAGAGAGGGAGAATCGAAGCTATATTTGTATGCTGCTAAGGATAAAAATGGCAAGATTATCGCTGATGAGAAGAGTATTAAGGAGGCTTTACATGACACGAAAAACTAA
- a CDS encoding replication protein RepR encodes MNLTNIYSLILRDGLRQTKYRNSHLRPVPSAEEGKRGAIFAYRSKENMVKARGVVLTSMEAILENQDSFTHWTPNAYRFGAYSDANRRVTRGHSEDNLRQINTFYIDFDITSSAEEMTAGDILTTTIDLGFMPTLILKSDKGFQAYFVLEEPAYVTAHSQFRVVKVAKAISQNLRNYFNQTLPVDMTCNHFGIARIPRTDNVEFFHADYTYSFQEWLDWSMKQSDLPFPGKKPNLTVISGSEGVKQIDEPWYDLLTRESNIKGARDVMGRNNVLFTLALANFSSGISQGDCEVALNDFNLQLDEPLSTGELLKLVASAYSGKYEAASRDYITLLCRAWVNKELSPSDLFIKQGWYKFKKKRADRKHSHLHEWKADVMNYLEGFYQSEDPFIQTTKKAIREELNIPERSLDKVLKVLKAEQKIFFTVKFGRGGGIRLASVKAIVLSIIRVNKERQEAYFANIAAFFDESIEFTKRVIEGVKNGLKQARQLSLFEVDIG; translated from the coding sequence ATGAACTTAACGAACATTTACAGTTTGATTCTAAGAGATGGACTAAGACAGACCAAATATAGAAACAGTCACTTGCGGCCAGTTCCTTCAGCTGAAGAAGGGAAACGTGGGGCTATCTTTGCCTACCGTTCTAAAGAGAATATGGTCAAGGCACGTGGGGTCGTCTTAACATCGATGGAGGCTATTTTAGAAAACCAGGATAGCTTTACTCACTGGACACCGAACGCCTACCGTTTTGGGGCTTACAGTGATGCTAACCGTCGGGTTACACGTGGGCACTCTGAAGACAATCTAAGGCAGATTAACACCTTCTATATTGACTTCGATATTACCTCTTCAGCTGAAGAAATGACAGCTGGAGATATTTTAACGACTACCATCGATTTAGGCTTCATGCCAACTCTGATTTTAAAATCAGATAAAGGGTTCCAAGCTTATTTTGTCCTGGAAGAGCCAGCTTACGTTACAGCACACTCCCAGTTTAGAGTGGTCAAGGTTGCAAAAGCTATCTCTCAAAATTTGCGTAACTACTTTAACCAAACTTTGCCAGTTGATATGACCTGCAACCACTTTGGTATTGCACGTATACCACGGACGGACAACGTCGAATTTTTCCATGCAGACTACACCTACTCGTTCCAGGAATGGCTAGACTGGTCCATGAAGCAATCTGACCTTCCCTTTCCAGGAAAGAAACCAAATCTAACAGTTATTTCAGGCTCTGAAGGGGTAAAACAGATAGATGAACCCTGGTATGACTTGCTGACGAGAGAATCCAATATCAAGGGTGCTAGGGACGTTATGGGACGAAATAACGTGCTATTTACCTTAGCTCTAGCTAACTTCTCTTCAGGTATTTCTCAGGGCGACTGTGAGGTCGCTTTGAACGATTTTAACTTACAACTAGATGAACCGTTGTCTACAGGCGAACTTCTGAAGCTGGTAGCTAGTGCCTATTCAGGAAAATACGAGGCGGCCAGTCGTGATTATATCACGCTACTGTGCAGGGCTTGGGTCAATAAAGAGTTGAGTCCTTCAGACCTCTTTATCAAGCAGGGCTGGTACAAGTTCAAGAAGAAACGTGCTGATCGGAAACACAGCCATCTTCATGAGTGGAAAGCAGATGTGATGAACTACTTGGAAGGTTTTTATCAATCTGAAGATCCATTTATTCAGACGACAAAAAAAGCAATCAGGGAAGAATTAAACATACCTGAACGGTCATTAGATAAAGTTCTCAAGGTCTTAAAAGCTGAACAAAAGATTTTCTTTACAGTTAAATTTGGCCGTGGTGGAGGGATTAGACTAGCTTCTGTTAAAGCTATCGTCCTATCCATTATTCGGGTCAATAAAGAGCGTCAGGAAGCTTATTTTGCGAATATTGCTGCTTTCTTTGATGAAAGTATAGAGTTCACCAAAAGGGTGATAGAAGGGGTTAAAAATGGGCTTAAACAAGCAAGACAATTATCTCTGTTTGAGGTTGACATCGGCTAA
- a CDS encoding modification methylase Sau96I, whose product MIRNELYEQLINSEPIGFIDPFTDLGEFDSIQMKFKQPVRSLVNKYSGKPYNAHWQNKIEEMRVLYIQYQRSLKLEDEEQAVHNRVRNKESKEHVHEIVTTYLKLGFRFKEIEARVSLFNTRLRRNWKRSDYVTTATPEVYLKRDLQDGICSCSSSIPKSMKIN is encoded by the coding sequence ATGATTAGAAACGAATTATACGAGCAGCTAATCAATAGTGAGCCAATAGGGTTCATTGATCCTTTTACTGATCTAGGGGAATTTGATTCTATTCAGATGAAGTTCAAGCAACCTGTTAGAAGCTTGGTAAACAAGTACTCTGGGAAACCTTACAATGCCCACTGGCAAAATAAGATTGAAGAGATGAGGGTTCTATATATTCAATACCAGAGAAGCTTGAAACTCGAAGACGAGGAGCAGGCAGTTCATAATAGGGTTAGAAATAAAGAATCCAAAGAACATGTTCATGAAATCGTCACAACGTATTTGAAGTTGGGATTTAGGTTTAAAGAAATTGAAGCAAGAGTGTCACTATTCAACACTCGCTTACGTAGAAATTGGAAGAGGAGCGATTATGTCACAACTGCAACTCCTGAAGTTTATCTGAAGAGAGACTTACAGGACGGCATTTGTTCGTGTAGCTCCAGTATTCCAAAAAGCATGAAGATTAACTAG
- a CDS encoding glycosyltransferase family 4 protein: MRIGLFTDTYFPQVSGVATSIRTLKTELEKLGHTVFIFTTTDEDVNRYEDWDIIRIPSVPFFAFKDRRVAYAGFTDALKIASRYKLDIIHTHTEFSLGILGKMIAKELDIPVVHTYHTQYEDYVHYIAKGRIIRPGMVKYLVRAFLKDLDGVICPSEIVEDLLMSYNVPISKRVIPTGIDLAKFDRPEIGKDETDELREQLGIASDETMLLSLSRISHEKNIQAIVQAMPKILLENPKVKLVIVGGGPYTDDLQEMIAELNLDEHVQLTGMIAPSDTALYYKAADFFISASTSETQGLTFLESLASGTPILAHSNPYLKNVITDKMFGTLFIREQELADAVVEAIVATPPMNPYVLDKKLYEISSTNFGRKVFEYYLDLKISYDFRKEHTNQDSVAEALIKEAIYLPQKVVVKSTDTTAKILKKSVEQVKSIRNFFE, from the coding sequence ATGCGGATTGGATTGTTTACGGATACCTATTTTCCACAGGTTTCAGGAGTCGCGACTTCGATTCGGACTCTTAAGACAGAGTTGGAAAAATTGGGACATACGGTATTTATTTTTACGACGACAGATGAGGATGTGAATCGCTACGAAGATTGGGACATTATCCGAATTCCTAGCGTACCTTTTTTTGCCTTTAAAGATCGTCGAGTGGCTTACGCAGGTTTTACAGATGCCTTAAAAATTGCAAGTCGCTATAAACTAGATATTATTCATACTCATACAGAATTTTCTTTGGGGATTTTGGGGAAAATGATTGCCAAGGAACTTGATATTCCGGTGGTACATACTTATCACACCCAGTATGAAGACTATGTACACTATATTGCCAAGGGTAGGATTATTCGTCCCGGGATGGTTAAATATTTAGTACGGGCATTTTTAAAAGATTTGGATGGGGTAATTTGTCCTAGTGAGATTGTTGAAGATCTTTTAATGAGTTACAATGTTCCGATTTCTAAACGAGTAATTCCGACAGGAATTGACTTGGCAAAGTTTGATAGACCAGAAATTGGCAAGGATGAAACAGATGAGTTGCGGGAACAGCTAGGAATTGCTAGTGATGAAACGATGTTGTTAAGTCTGTCTAGGATTTCTCACGAGAAGAATATCCAAGCAATTGTTCAGGCAATGCCAAAAATTTTGCTGGAAAATCCAAAGGTGAAGTTGGTCATTGTAGGAGGTGGACCTTATACAGATGATCTTCAGGAAATGATAGCGGAGCTTAATCTAGATGAACACGTCCAGTTGACGGGAATGATTGCACCAAGTGATACAGCACTTTATTATAAAGCTGCGGATTTCTTTATTTCTGCTTCGACCAGTGAAACACAGGGACTAACTTTCTTAGAAAGCTTAGCTTCTGGAACTCCTATTTTGGCACATAGCAATCCCTACTTAAAAAACGTTATAACAGATAAGATGTTTGGGACGCTCTTCATTCGAGAACAGGAGTTGGCAGATGCCGTCGTTGAGGCGATTGTTGCTACGCCACCAATGAATCCGTATGTGCTTGATAAGAAGCTCTATGAGATTTCTTCTACGAATTTTGGGCGCAAGGTTTTTGAATATTATCTAGATTTGAAGATTTCGTATGATTTTAGAAAAGAACATACTAATCAAGATAGCGTAGCAGAAGCATTGATAAAAGAGGCTATTTACCTACCGCAAAAAGTAGTAGTTAAATCAACAGACACGACAGCAAAAATATTGAAAAAATCAGTTGAACAAGTAAAATCAATCCGGAATTTCTTTGAATAA
- a CDS encoding glycosyl transferase family 1 translates to MKVLLYLEGKTVLEKSGIGRALQHQMEALDMAGIPYTTDLLGDYDVIHINTYGPRSWLLLHAAKRSGKKVIMHGHSTKEDFQNSFIGSNTLAPFVGKYLASMYQKADFVITPSEYSKKLIQSYGVTTPIIAVSNGIDLDKYKKDERKEAVFREHFKIEEGQPVVVCAGLYFRRKGIEDFVKVAEKMPHVRFIWLGSINKWLIPSYIRKIVEGDHPANVEFPGYFKGAVFQGAMSGADAFFFPSYEETEGIVVLEALASHQHVVLRDIPVYDGWIDENVAELGHTVDDFVDSIQKILDKQVDKREAGYQVAVSRSIDNVSHQLVDAYRQVLEM, encoded by the coding sequence ATGAAAGTACTATTGTATTTAGAAGGTAAAACTGTTTTAGAGAAATCAGGAATTGGCCGGGCGCTTCAACACCAGATGGAAGCGCTAGATATGGCAGGCATTCCTTATACGACAGACCTGTTGGGAGATTACGATGTCATTCATATCAATACCTATGGTCCACGCTCCTGGTTATTGCTACATGCAGCCAAACGGAGTGGAAAAAAGGTAATCATGCATGGACATTCCACGAAGGAAGATTTTCAAAATTCCTTTATCGGTTCGAATACCCTAGCTCCTTTTGTGGGGAAATATCTAGCAAGCATGTACCAAAAGGCAGACTTTGTCATCACTCCTTCAGAGTATTCAAAAAAACTCATCCAGTCTTACGGTGTGACAACGCCAATTATAGCCGTTTCGAATGGTATTGATTTAGATAAATATAAGAAGGATGAACGTAAGGAAGCAGTCTTTCGAGAGCATTTTAAAATTGAAGAAGGTCAGCCAGTTGTTGTCTGTGCAGGACTTTACTTTCGACGTAAAGGAATTGAAGACTTTGTCAAGGTAGCCGAAAAGATGCCGCATGTCCGCTTCATTTGGCTCGGTTCAATCAATAAGTGGCTGATTCCGTCATATATTAGAAAAATTGTTGAGGGAGATCATCCAGCGAATGTCGAGTTTCCAGGTTATTTTAAAGGTGCTGTTTTTCAAGGTGCAATGAGCGGAGCGGATGCTTTTTTCTTCCCATCGTATGAGGAAACAGAAGGGATTGTTGTTCTGGAAGCTCTTGCTAGTCATCAGCATGTTGTTCTACGAGATATTCCAGTTTACGATGGTTGGATTGACGAAAACGTTGCCGAATTGGGACATACAGTGGATGATTTTGTCGATTCTATTCAGAAAATCTTAGACAAGCAGGTTGATAAACGTGAGGCGGGCTACCAGGTTGCGGTTAGTCGCTCGATTGATAATGTTTCCCACCAATTGGTGGATGCCTATCGACAAGTATTGGAGATGTAA
- the ccpA gene encoding catabolite control protein A, which produces MLNTDDTVTIYDVAREAGVSMATVSRVVNGNKNVKENTRKKVLEVIDRLDYRPNAVARGLASKKTTTVGVVIPNIANAYFATLAKGIDDIADMYKYNIVLANSDENDEKEINVVNTLFSKQVDGIIFMGYHLTDKIRAEFSRSRTPIVLAGTVDLEHQLPSVNIDYAAASVDAVNLLAKNNKKIAFVSGPLVDDINGKVRFAGYKQGLKDNGIEFNEGLVFESKYKYEEGYALAERILNAGATAAYVAEDEIAAGLLNGVSDMGIKVPEDFEIITSDDSLVTKFTRPNLTSINQPLYDIGAIAMRMLTKIMHKEELENREVVLNHGIKVRKSTK; this is translated from the coding sequence ATGTTAAACACTGATGATACGGTTACGATTTACGATGTCGCCCGTGAAGCAGGTGTATCCATGGCGACAGTATCGCGCGTGGTAAATGGGAATAAAAACGTAAAGGAAAATACTCGTAAAAAAGTATTAGAAGTCATCGACCGTTTGGATTATCGTCCAAATGCTGTTGCGCGTGGCTTGGCAAGTAAAAAAACGACAACTGTAGGGGTTGTGATTCCAAATATTGCTAACGCCTATTTTGCAACCTTGGCCAAAGGTATCGATGATATTGCCGATATGTACAAATACAATATCGTCCTAGCAAACAGTGATGAAAATGATGAGAAAGAAATCAATGTGGTAAATACCCTATTCTCAAAACAGGTGGACGGAATCATTTTCATGGGCTATCATTTGACAGACAAGATTCGTGCGGAGTTTTCACGCTCACGTACACCGATTGTTTTAGCTGGTACCGTGGACTTGGAGCACCAATTACCTAGCGTCAATATTGACTATGCTGCTGCTAGTGTTGATGCAGTCAATCTATTAGCTAAGAACAACAAGAAAATTGCCTTTGTATCAGGACCGCTTGTAGATGACATCAACGGTAAAGTTCGTTTTGCAGGCTACAAACAAGGCTTGAAGGACAATGGAATCGAGTTTAACGAAGGATTGGTTTTTGAATCCAAGTATAAATACGAGGAAGGCTACGCTCTAGCAGAACGTATTTTGAATGCCGGAGCAACTGCAGCTTATGTTGCAGAAGATGAGATTGCTGCAGGTCTATTGAATGGTGTTAGTGATATGGGCATCAAGGTTCCAGAAGACTTTGAAATCATCACAAGTGATGATTCCCTAGTGACTAAGTTTACCCGTCCAAACCTGACCTCTATCAATCAGCCACTATATGATATTGGTGCAATTGCTATGCGCATGCTTACCAAAATCATGCATAAGGAAGAGTTGGAAAACCGTGAGGTAGTTCTTAACCACGGAATCAAAGTACGGAAATCAACTAAGTGA
- a CDS encoding aminopeptidase P family protein, with protein MSKLHHVKSYLEANKMDLAIFSDPVSIYYLTGYHSDPHERHMMLFVMPDHDSLLFLPALDVERAVATVDFPVAGYMDSENPWQIIKSKLPQKSFSAIGAEFDNLNLTRYHGLQSIFSQPFSDITPLINTMKLIKSRDEIEKMLVAGEFADKAMQVGFNNISLDVTETDIIAQIEFEMKKQGISKMSFETMVLTGNNAANPHGIPSTNKIENNALLLFDLGVETLGYTSDMTRTVAVGKPDQFKKDIYNLTLEAHMAAVNMIKPGVTAGEIDYAARSVIEKAGYGEYFNHRLGHGLGMSVHEFPSIMEGNDLVIEEGMCFSVEPGIYIPGKVGVRIEDCGYVTKNGFEVFTKTPKELLYFEG; from the coding sequence ATGTCAAAATTACATCATGTTAAATCCTACTTAGAAGCCAACAAAATGGACTTGGCCATCTTCTCTGATCCAGTTAGCATCTATTATCTGACTGGCTATCATAGTGATCCTCATGAACGCCACATGATGCTCTTTGTTATGCCTGACCACGACTCACTACTCTTTCTCCCTGCCTTGGATGTAGAGCGTGCGGTTGCGACTGTTGATTTTCCTGTAGCCGGCTATATGGACTCAGAAAATCCATGGCAGATTATCAAGAGCAAATTACCACAAAAATCTTTCTCAGCAATCGGTGCAGAATTTGATAATTTGAATTTAACCCGCTACCATGGTCTTCAGTCTATCTTTAGCCAACCATTTTCAGACATTACGCCTCTGATTAATACTATGAAATTGATCAAGTCTCGTGATGAAATTGAAAAAATGCTGGTTGCTGGAGAGTTTGCGGATAAGGCTATGCAGGTTGGTTTCAATAACATCTCACTCGATGTAACTGAAACTGATATTATTGCTCAGATTGAATTTGAAATGAAGAAACAAGGCATCTCAAAAATGAGCTTTGAGACCATGGTCTTGACAGGTAACAATGCTGCAAATCCACACGGTATTCCCTCAACAAACAAAATCGAGAATAACGCTCTGCTATTGTTCGACCTAGGCGTGGAAACTTTGGGTTATACGTCTGATATGACACGGACTGTCGCTGTCGGCAAGCCAGACCAGTTTAAAAAAGATATTTACAACTTGACTCTGGAGGCTCACATGGCCGCGGTCAATATGATTAAGCCTGGGGTGACTGCTGGCGAGATTGACTATGCCGCTCGCTCTGTGATTGAAAAAGCAGGTTATGGCGAGTACTTCAACCACCGACTCGGTCACGGTTTGGGAATGAGTGTCCATGAATTCCCATCGATTATGGAAGGCAATGATTTGGTCATCGAAGAAGGTATGTGTTTCTCTGTCGAGCCTGGTATCTACATCCCTGGAAAAGTTGGTGTTCGTATCGAGGATTGTGGTTACGTTACCAAAAATGGCTTTGAAGTCTTTACAAAAACACCAAAAGAATTACTGTATTTTGAAGGATAA